The following is a genomic window from Malus sylvestris chromosome 7, drMalSylv7.2, whole genome shotgun sequence.
ATTTTACTGCCCAAGGTGTACAAGGTGGCCCAGCCACAAAGtaaaaaatcaaaacagatgAACGCAAAGGCCTATGCAGTTAACAAAACACGCACATGTTGATGAACGAACCCAGTTGGCTGCAACAGCCACCATGAAAGCAGGCCAACTACCTTCAAAGTCACCAAAACCACCACCAGAATCACAAATAAGTTGAAAATTTAAACCACGTAGAGAAAAGCATATCATCAAGCCACCACAACCAACAACATACATTCCTCTCAAGTCCCTAACCTTTATAATAAACAGTACTTCAAATCTGATCCAAGATTCGCCTCCGAAGACTACCAGAACGAAGCTTTGATTCTGAAAATTCCACCACCAACAAAACGATTGTGGTGGAAGGAGGCAGTACAATGACCCAAATTGAGATTGTTAAGGCATGATCCTCTTCGACCTTTGAAACAATATGGACCTGAGAATAGACAACTAGGGCAAGAGGCCAATAAATCAGCCCAATAAAACTAAAGGAAGCAATTTCGAGGGCTATAAGTGATCGCTTAATGGTCTAGCTCTAGGTCGAAAATCTTATCATAAAGTACTTTCCGACCATTTGAGCCAAGTCGATAAACTAAATgcggtgtattcaattgagaccTAGAAATAGGCCTACTTGGAACTCTAAGTAATGTGTTGACGATTTGCAAGAGCAGAAGCCTATGAAGTGATAAAGGTTGTTAGACCAAGCTCGGGTATAGGTTTCCTTAAACCCCAAGCCCGAGCAAGAGGCTCAATACGTATTGGCCCAGGAAAACTGTTACACCCACccctaatttaaattgtattttcactaagtttgagattatcttgcttttaaaattgttttggtcttaaatggtgtgcccaaggggcccacccttGAAATTTTGTCCCCGGTCCCCTCTCCTTAGATGCCACGTGGCATTCTTCTCACTCTCTCTGCTCTCATTCTCCCCGAGTTCCCTCTCAGTTTCATttctatctctctccctctcggtgCTATTCTCTTCGACAagagcacacacacacacacccatacatatatacacacagcCATCACGAGGACTTCACCATCATCTTCATCCTCTAAGCTTCATCTTTTTctccctcactttctctctttcttcttctccttcactGTGCCACACCTATAACCCATATcctaaaatcatcatcaaatcacAATTTCGAAATCACCATCATCTTTATCTCGTCACTACAAACTCAACCATAGTCTTGTCATCTTAGAAGTCGAACCATGAAGCCCCGTACACGAGCTCCGACGCAGACCGCTGCTTTCGAGGTAATTTCAGGCTAAAACATGGCAAGTTGGCTGGTGTCAAGGTATCCATCTCTTCATCTCactgagtactacaactttcctttttgtttcaccaaatttcgttgagtattgaagaagttatactcatttgaatctaaCCCAGTTTCTGGCGACCTCCGAGggtttcgaggcattttccggtcAAACCATAGTGAGTTAAATGtggtgtgaggtaccattcttttcgtctcttcgagaactatgatttttgtttttaaatcactcgatttcattgggtattgacaaagttatggccgtttaaagttggTGTAGCTTTCCGGCCAAAATCCggccttctccttcctttgaaTCCAGCAACCAAGAAATCccaaggcctttgggcctttcctgccaagcccaacccaaaacccatttcagtttttattatttattttatttattgttttaatgTAAAAGGCCCTTGGGCCATTTTAAATCAGGGCCTTCGGCCCGTCCTTTTTAAAACctcaacccatttattttaaagctTAACCCATTTTCCCTTAAAcccatttctttttaaaaacccaaagggCCTTAGGCCTGTGCATCCTAAGCCAACCCTTTAAACCCCATTACCCTTAACCCTAACCTGTTGAAACCCTTtatagggaatattccgtcagggaATATTCTAGGAATATTCTATTgacatttatgtgcttaggagCAATATTTGTGACGttcattttcccaaattcaattgttataatagagttttattaattggaccatttatgtgcttaggagCAATATTTGTGACGTTTCCGTGGTtgctagtttgcgtggctcttcggcggcTAAGTATCTGTGAATGGACCCCtcctaaaaatgcatgttttgatagtagaaatgcatacatgaaaagcatgatttaatgattatgttctatgaaacgctttgagataacatgcttactgaggctagtttgaattattactatttttcctataacccgtgttcttatagaatatccgggatgacgatatgatatttagaacatgtttcgaacacctctttatagtataaatgatagatgactttatactatgaagttgcttttcaaaatatatatgttcaatggttttgtacttacctagtggtcctttccgctacaGGACATATGGATAGATTCCGGTTCGTCCCAGGcaacggtttggtgttggcatagggcctgaagtgtgtttcctctggctatttagcacagggacggggaaccggcatggggcctgaagtgtattttcctctgactgtctgctcagggacggggagccggcatggggcctagGGGTTATTGGACATTCaatagtgattattatatatacaagttatgatttgagacattgcacggcatgctaggttttggaaaacctatgtttatcatgatatatatgtgttttcataaaacctaggggttagtatgtggataactgttttattatatctatatcaacttggtcactcatgtttgttttgcgcccccttcaggacttagaatcgaggcaaaCAATCCTGACGtccaggcacttccgcatcgaCATCTTCGAATCATCTCGGTGTAGGATCCATtactttattcattcaatttttatattatttattttagtgttctagttagttgaatgctttgaacacgttccttaaatgcacattctttattcttttatatttataagtattagttatcccttgttttcagcatttgcactcaataaatggctttcgtcaccctcaagTGTCGGTCAGCGCGTGTTTATCCTGGTATTTAGGGAATATCGGGATCGAGTTGTGTCAAAAACATCAATCAACTCTAAACAAATGTCACTTCATCTCCACATGTCGAACGAATAACGAAGCGTTAATAGAGATGATGATCTCGATTCTGCACACCTTTCCGTACATAAGTGAAAAGTTGATTTTGAAATGGACGTCATTTACATGAACCAAATTTGATATCCAAAATGAAGGAGAGATTATTGAGTGTTGTAGGATAAGTTGTGGGCAAGAACGAAAGAGGGAAAGGGAAGGAGATGAGAGGGTGAGTAAAAAATTAGGGCTCTGATTTTGGGTAAACTATAGAAAATtagaagaacaaaaagaaaagcaagTAGAAAAGAAGACAATATTTgcaatatattgaaaaacaagttGAAATCGCCACTGGTTCGATTGCCACTAGTTAGACCTACCAATCGGGTTGGAATCGAGTCTAATCTAGAGACTAGCATCTGGGTCGTTGGACCAATTATGGGTTCGGTTAGCTAGAGTAGGTTTGGCGCATGGGCGTAGATTTAAGTTGGTCATCTAGGACTACAAGTTAACCTGAGAAGAAAGATCGTTGGACCAGAGGTTGTGAGAAGAGAAAGACAACAATCGTAGTCGATCAAGCATGTAATGCTGCTGAAAGAATGAAGCTTATTCTCTCATTCAGAGACTCGTAAGGAGTTTGAGCACATAAATTCAGGTAAGTTTATAAATGTTTGTGTTTTGGTTGTACTATCCACTTTGAACACATAATTCTTCCTCGTTGCAATTATAGGCTTTGTAGCTAATTGTTTTTGCAACTCATTCTTAGTCGAGTACCCAACCAGTcacatttaattttttctaGTAGTAAATAACGGATTACGAGACTttcttaaaactaaaaactagagGTTTAGGGTTCGAAACTCGATGTTGGTTTGAAAGCCAGACTTATGGCCAAGAGAGGCTGAAATACCTCTGTGAGTTTTTCCATCCCCCAAAAAGGGTGGATCACGACTTACTACCagttgtcattttttttttaaaagaaggaAGCCATATTTTAAGGTAATTTAAAGATTGTGCTTAAAGggtatattaatatttttatatcaaattttggttataattatcataaaattaaaatagtggCTTTAATTGGATCCAAAACTGATTACTTTTTTAAATTTCCCGAGTTGTGGAGGGTAATTAGGGTGTTTTAGAACTTTTGTATaaatttttggttaaatttgtaAGAATAGCAAAAGGTTGTTGTAAATAGTGGGATTGTATGCCCATATGCGAATAGTAATGAATAAGGCATAATTTGTTGTGCTATGTCACGGGAAGTTGTTTTCATTCATTGTAAACCTTCTATAAATAGTTCACCACATAGGTGATCGAGACACTACAAGAGAAAAACAACTAATAATAATATTCCTCACTTCCTCTGCAATCATTTTGTGTTGGTATAATATTTTGCAATTGCTTCGCTCCTGTCCCTAACAaatgttatctctctaacttttgcttatttataacacgttatcagcaagACTCTCTAACAATTTCTCATTTCCCTtcaccgaaagaaaaaaaaaagtttcctcTAAGGATtttactgttcttcttcttcctctgcctcaaCTGCTGGATATACCCTAGCAAAGAACTGTTTACACCATGCCTGCTTTTAGTTCTTAACATAACAAttacttatatctttgatttcttgtttggtgtagctCTTGACTACTAACCCAGTGTTTAtttatgcaatccaagatggtgcggtatcatcgcctatcttgAATTGCATgtctaattttactgcaaattttaggTGGAGCAGTATAATTGCTCACCCTACCCTGCTTATTTAAATTTGCCtgctatttaattttattacaaTTTTTGGTGGTGTGAAATAATCACCCACCCTACTCtgtatatttaatttttctgatGCTTGAGTGCTGCGGAATAATCGCTCATCCTATGTTatttcaatgagaatggtgcggtacaattaCCTTTCTCATTTATCATGtaaatctcgagcctgaagtttcgagAGCTTATCATTTTagcctgaagatcaaaatgaaaaatttgtaaggaccagaagttctaacaatatattccttcagaatacatattattgcaagttcttacacgcctcatttttctttcagaaatgaaaatggcgaacttggcaaagcttgatttttttGCCCTGGATATTACTGGAAAGAACTACCTTACCTGGGTAATGGATACCAAAATTCATCTGGAGGCAGGAAATCTTAGGGAAACCATTAATGAGGATAACAGTGCATCCTCTCAAGATTGGGTGAaggccatgatctttattcATCGCCACCTGGATGAGGGATTGAAGAGCGAGTACCTCACAATTGAAGATCCATTAACCCTCTGGAAGGCACTAAAAAATAGATATAATCACTAGAAAATAGCGATTCTTCCAAGAGCTCGTTATGAGTGGGCTCACCTAAGAATCCAAGATTTCAAGACGGTGGCTAAATACAATTCTGCAATGTTCAGAATTAGTTCCCAGTTGAAGCTATGTGGAGAAACAATAACTGAGGAAGATatgctggaaaagactttcagcacattTCATGCATCCAACGTGCTCCTGCAGCAGCAGTATAGAGAAAGAGGCTTTACTGAgtacaaccagctgatatctgtACTTCTTGTAGCCGAGCAAAACAATGAGCTTCTGATGAAGAATCATTAGTCCCGACATACTAGATCAGCACCATTTCTAGAAGTGAATGCTACTTCCCTTGAAGGAAATACCACATCCTCCTTTGTAATTATTACAAATGAGGAAATGGCCACAAGCGAGGCCGGTGGAATGGGAAATGCAAGAACCATGGCGTTCAatttcacaaccaggttccaaTTTATAATCCATACCTGAGCTTTAAGAATGCAAATCACCAGAAAGgcaaagctcatatgaacaTTCCTAGAAATCCTGAATGAGTTTGCCATAGGTGTAGTGACAATGGGCACCGGATGCGTACCtgtcgtaccccaaaacatctggtGGATTTGTATCAAGCCTTcctcaaggagaagggtgtcgagaccAATTTCCTCGACCAGGCTCAACCAATGGAAATATCTGATCCAGTGTCCAATTTATCAGGACAGTTGAACACAACCCACTTGGATGTTTCAGACTTTATTATtgaaagagggaatgaagtttATGGGTCCGATTGGATcatttatgtttaatgtactcttgttatttgtacttgtggtttaatgcttgtattttcaattcaataaaagtagtattccggtatgaataaactgctttttaagaacatggataaaaattatggttattctcaaaacaagagcAATGGCGAGGACTTTTGTCTTGTAGACAGCGCAACCACGCAttcaatacttcgagatcgaaagtatttctcgaacttggtacttgcaaaagtaaaggtaacaacaatatcagaaCAATCAGATGTAATTAATGGCTCAGgaaaagcccagattatgttaccaaatggaacaatattgtccatacaaaatGCGTTGTACGCCACTAGGtctactcgaaatttgttgagctttaaagacatacgtctaaatggataccacattgaaatgaaaagtgcagaaaatgtggaatatttatgcattacctccaatgatacccagaagcgtatattggagaagttacGTAGTTTATCGAGTgtattgtattatacatacataaagacaattGAGGCATATActatcatgaaccagaagttcattgattcaaaagtttacatgctttggcatgaccgtttgggtcatccaggatctaccatgatgcgtagaatcattaccaactataatggacatccattattgagcagacacattgatgtctcaaatgataacccttgcaaggcttgttcctaagagaagttggtaattagaccatcacaacaAAAGGTTGATGCtaaatccccatcatttttgcaaagaattcaaggggacatatgtgggcctattcaaccaccttgtggaccatttcgatattttatggttttggttgatgcatttacccgatggtcacatgtttgcctattgtctactcgaaatgtagcttttgcgaggCTTCTTGCTCAAATAATTAAGTTACGAGCACAATTCCCAGATCACCCTCATTAagtcaatccgacttgataacgctggtgaatttacgtctcaaacctttgatgttTACTGCATGAcactgggcattgatgttgaacatcatgttcctcatgtccatactcaaaatggtttagcgaAGGCATTTATCAAGCGACTTTAATTAATAGCTCGCACTCtactcatgaaaacaaaattgccagaCTCTGCATAAGGACATGTCAtcttacatgctgcatcattaGTTCGACTAAGACTCATaaccaaccaccaatactcatcaatacaactcgtgtttgggcatcagccaaacatttcacacttacgagtttttggttgtgtggtTTATATGCTTATTGCACTGCCAcaacgcactaaaatgggacctcagcgcagattgggaatttatgtgggttttaattcaccatctatcattagatatttagaacccttgacgGGTGATATatttacagctcgttttgcagattgtcattttgatgagacagtaTTCCCGTCGTTAAGGGGTAGATAAggccgttccagaagaacggaaAAAGCTAAAATAGATTGTTCCCatcttatctcattttgatatACGAAtcactcaatgtgaaaatgaagtgaaaaggatcgttcatcttcaagatattgctaatcaaatgccaggtgcatttaatgatgcttcgaaagtgacaaagtcacatataccagctgcaaatgcacctaCACGAATTGATGTccttgttggacaaaataaagtggcagcgaatgattcatctagtgtacgcctgaagcgtggtaaacccccaggttcaaaagatttaGCTTCTCGAAAGAAAAAGATGAGGGCACAGTTaaacccaaatgaaatcatttaggaaaagaaaatgaattataaattcacaattcatgattctgtacttccagcaaaagaaaatgtctttgatgagacacatgtccctgaagagacagaagtacatgaaagcaaagaaatattaataaattatgcatgtactaatgaattgtggaatcgaaatgaaataatcatcgacgaCATGTTTGCATTTGCAATAGCCACTGAAATTATATTAAGCGATAACattgagccccgctctgttgatgaatgcaaacagagacatgattggcctaagtggaaagatgcaatccaggcagaattaaattccttggaaaggcgtagtgtttttggaccaatattccaaaccccgcctggtgtgaaccccgtaggttacaaatgggtattcataaGGAAACGCAAAAAAcaagattgcaagatataaagcacaactcgttgcacaaggtttttcacaaaggCCTGGAATTTATTATGAAGAGACATACGCTCctgtaatggacgcaattacattctgttacttaataagtttagtggtttcagaaaacttgacatgcgacttatggatgtcatcaccgcgtatctatatggagaattatatactgacatatatatgacaGTCCCAGAAGGAGCAACTtaacaaaccacgaggtatgttctcaatcaaattaaagcGATTACTATATGGGCTAAAACAATGtggacgaatgtggtataatcatcttagtgagtatttgattaaagaatGATATATTAACAATGTCATATGTcattgtgtgttcattaagaaatcaaatactggatttgctatagtggtagtatatgtcgatgatatgaacctagttggaactcctgaagagctcaataAAACTACTGAATAtttgaaaagcgaatttgaaatgaaagacctggggaaaacaaaatattgtctcggcctgcTAATCAAGCATTGTGCTAATgaaattttggtccatcaatcagcttacattgaaaacaTACTGTAAcaatttggcatggacaaggcttatccacttagcacctcaatggtcgttcgttctttggacgttaagaaagatccattccatCCAAAAGAAGATGGTGAACTGGTCCTTAATCCaaaagtaccatatttgagggcaataggtgctttattgtatttagcacaatgtactagatcagatatagctttttcagttaacttgttagccaggtataactctgctccaacaattcgtcattggaagggagtcaaagatgttctacgataccttcgtgggacaacagacatgggtctcttctactcagacaagTCCACAAATGACCAGATCCTTGTTGGATATGCAGATGCTGGTTTCCTCTCTGATCCGCACAAAGCCCACTCACAAACTagatatgtgttcactaataGAGATACTGTAATTTCATGGcgctcaacaaagcaaacattagttggtacatcttccaatcactcggaaataattgctttgcatgaagcaagtcgtgaaaGTTCTTGGtgaagatcaatgatccatcacattcggaattcatgtggtctatcTTCAAAGACAAATACTTcaactgtcatccatgaagataatgcagcatgTATTGCCCAAATGAAGGAATGATTCATCAAgggtgataagactaaacacatatttcCAAGGTTTTTCAGTGCACATAAGCTttagaaggctaaagttattgaaaacagacaaatccgttccaatgaaaatctggcaaacttgttcaccaaatctctaccaaagtgcacatttcaAAAGTTAGTGCAGCGAATCGGATTACGTCTATTTACCAATCTGAAGAATGCGAAATCAAAGGGAGATAcaattcagggggagcatctatgacacatgcatgttgtactatttttccttcgattaggattttttCCTAATGGGTTttttctatcaaggttttaacgaggcaacgtAAGCATGCTTAACACCATATCAACAACCcgggtaaagttgtactctttttctttcgctatggttttttcccattgggtttttccaagcaaggttttaacgaggcaactggTGTTGATATGTGGGTATCCAAGGGCaagtgttgtaaatagtgggATTGTATGCCCACATGTGAATAGTAATGAATAAGGCATAATTTGTTGTGTTATGTCACGAGAAGTTATTTTCATTCATTGTaaatcttctataaatagatcaCCACATAGGTGATCAAGACAGTACGAGAGAAAAacaactaataataataatattcttCACTTCATCTACAATCATTTTATGTTGATATAATATTTTACAATTAATTCGGTCCTGTCCCTTTTAACTTTTGTCTATTTATAACAAAGGTAGGCTAAAACTGGTTAGTTATCAAAATTTCCCTTACTCAAAACTTTGGCGGGGGATAGCTAGGGCACATCACAGTCCGTCTAGCTGATTCAAAATCGAATCGATTTTTGCAGTTTCGTCCTCGAAATCTCTCTTGATTTGCCATGGAAGTCCCCAAGGATGAGCCGCTGGCTGTTTTTCTGGATCGGACCTCACGCGCCACGAGAGGGAAGAGGTAATTAAATTAACCGATTCATTCGAGAAGTATCGAGATTTTGGActcaatttttgagaatttatttatttatttttatgaattttcaggATGACTAAGTTACTGGATGAGGAAATCGAAGAGGATGAGATGTTCTGGAATCAGGAGGCTCTCAAAGaggtgaaaaaataaataataaatttatatttggactaattttatatatttttcagtgagttttttttttatttgtagtttATGTTATGAatgaaaattaaactaaaaattgTGGTAGGATGAAGATGATGGAAACTATGAAGCAGAGCCTGAGGTTGCTGACGAATTTGATAGCGATTTTGATGAAGatgtgaggttttttttttttttttggggttgtTTACTTTAAAATGTTAGTATTTTACTTGTTGGATCTTTTTTAGAGTTGCTTAATTTGTTTGTAGGAGCCAGACCCTGACGAAGGAGCGGAAAACAACGACGCAGATGAGAGGTGAGTTGAGTTTTTGCTTGAACAAATGACATTTAGATTTCTTTTACTCAGAATTGATGGTGTTTGGTGATTTTACAGAGTGAGGACGAAGAAGCGGCTGATATATCCGGGAAAGCAAtcgagcaagaagaagaagaagaagaagaaagtgataTCGGAATTAGAATCCAAGGATGGAAATGAGAAGTCTTCTCATCCCGAACAACATCAGGATGCTCCTGAGGAAGCAGAAGTAGAGAGAACTGTGAGAAAATCTACTAGAACTTCAGTGGTTGTCCGTCAAGCTGAGAGGGATGCAATACGTGCGGCCTTGCAAGCAACCATGAAGGTCAGTTTTCAATAGGTCTTGAATGAACTTCAAATTTAGATTGAAAATCTAGTGTCTATTGTTTATGAGATCGATGTGTTGATGAATTCATCATTCCGTTTGTAATGGATATCAATTTTGGTTTTCATCAGCCAATTAAGAGAAAAAAGGAAGGCGAGGAGAAGAGGATGACTCAAGAAGAGATGCTCTTAGAAGCAGCTCAAACAGGTTTGGATTTCATGTCTCAGCATTAGTAATTACTAATTAGTATGTGACGTGAATTGCATGGTACTTGTTAATGTTTGTTTGGAAGTGAGGCTGTAACTAAGCTTGAATTGTTGCCTGTAAATCTGCAGAAATTATGAACTTGAGAAATTTGGAGCGTGTTCTAGCAAGGGAGGAAGAAGTTAAGAAAAGAGCCATTGTACATAAGGCTGT
Proteins encoded in this region:
- the LOC126630050 gene encoding uncharacterized protein LOC126630050; translation: MDTKIHLEAGNLRETINEDNSASSQDWVKAMIFIHRHLDEGLKSEISSQLKLCGETITEEDMLEKTFSTFHASNVLLQQQYRERGFTEYNQLISVLLVAEQNNELLMKNH
- the LOC126628144 gene encoding SWR1 complex subunit 2-like isoform X1, encoding MEVPKDEPLAVFLDRTSRATRGKRMTKLLDEEIEEDEMFWNQEALKEDEDDGNYEAEPEVADEFDSDFDEDEPDPDEGAENNDADERVRTKKRLIYPGKQSSKKKKKKKKVISELESKDGNEKSSHPEQHQDAPEEAEVERTVRKSTRTSVVVRQAERDAIRAALQATMKPIKRKKEGEEKRMTQEEMLLEAAQTEIMNLRNLERVLAREEEVKKRAIVHKAVYTGPQAAHIWNLAKDCHFSQKSLPHLFPTLRKLSVLLLVYLPSTVIQRQGYLMQQKKLLTSFGNVFYRKVVGSGKRWTWVTCTVHFLVRGFLQGGRDQWRQITSMRRTLDILHVSAEFQLLKANHLIRFHGNPKSIC
- the LOC126628144 gene encoding SWR1 complex subunit 2-like isoform X2 translates to MEVPKDEPLAVFLDRTSRATRGKRMTKLLDEEIEEDEMFWNQEALKEDEDDGNYEAEPEVADEFDSDFDEDEPDPDEGAENNDADERVRTKKRLIYPGKQSSKKKKKKKKVISELESKDGNEKSSHPEQHQDAPEEAEVERTVRKSTRTSVVVRQAERDAIRAALQATMKPIKRKKEGEEKRMTQEEMLLEAAQTEIMNLRNLERVLAREEEVKKRAIVHKAVYTGPQVRYFSKDGCSYLEFSKGLSFQSEISTSPVPYPEKAVCAVTGLPAKYRDPKTGLPYATKEAFNIIRQRFLQESGRVRKEMDMGDLYGSLSGKGFSARGKRSVASNNIDASYSRYFARFRRIPALESESSD